From the genome of Candidatus Defluviilinea proxima:
TTAAGTTGTTGATCAATCGCCTGCCTGATAAAAAATATATCGAGATGGATATTCGCCGGTGGGTACGGATGAACGATAATTCAAGATCGGGCGGTACGATCTGGGAACAACTGATGTGGCTTTTGTATGCGGAAAATATGGAAGAGTTTCGGAATCTTCTATATTTTCGCTTCGATTCCCCTTCTAGTTTGCTGGATAAATTTCTACTTTCCCTTTCAAAGACTCTGTTTCAGCCATTGGAGACACTATCTATTTCGGCATCAACGATTGGGCCGGGACTCGTTATCAAGCATGGATATGGTACTGCTATTAAGGCGCAAACGATTGGCGAAAATTGCTTGATCTTTCAAGATGTTGTAATTGGATATAAAAACGAGACAGATGATCTGCCAATCATTGGAAACTGTGTTCATGTTAGCGTTGGTTCAAAAGTATTGGGAAACATAACGATTGGCGATTATTCTGTTATTGCTGCTAACTCTGTCGTGACGAAGGATATGCCCCCTAATAGTCTGGCAATAGGAATACCGGCGCGCATTATAAGGGATGCTGGCACCAAAGCAGAACATGTTGCCAATGGCGAAGTTTCTGTATAGGAATTCTAGCGACAGATATTAATCAGGATTTTATTAGACTTGAATACAGCTGCGCCATCAAACATGAAAAATAAACAAAGGATCGTTCTTGGCGTCCCGGAATGGGAACCGTTCCATCAGGTGATGATGGGACAACCTGCGGATGCTACTTATGTGATTCAGGGAAACCTATCCA
Proteins encoded in this window:
- a CDS encoding serine acetyltransferase; this encodes MIKLYPLKLLINRLPDKKYIEMDIRRWVRMNDNSRSGGTIWEQLMWLLYAENMEEFRNLLYFRFDSPSSLLDKFLLSLSKTLFQPLETLSISASTIGPGLVIKHGYGTAIKAQTIGENCLIFQDVVIGYKNETDDLPIIGNCVHVSVGSKVLGNITIGDYSVIAANSVVTKDMPPNSLAIGIPARIIRDAGTKAEHVANGEVSV